Proteins co-encoded in one Yamadazyma tenuis chromosome 1, complete sequence genomic window:
- a CDS encoding uncharacterized protein (EggNog:ENOG503NXB0; COG:S) yields MFRKLVFTVTKKDCDQPQQHLKDGSELVHPAPEDISFSHDLSALDGVLLSPQESGSDDFGNDTPMLLSPITSIESYNQTISKALIPDESDARRLTSINDLPLEILMKIIGYVYFDSDNFDSIYKLLESFTKLGLVSKLFHLLSVKYLYKYAAFNRPHAFHKFLINLQNNPNLGKYVQFVDFETFTSIGLGRTGKMNQEIQMVTSRTIFTSLTKTPNLIEFLASENIQDDMNVDVLNYLFNELPNLQSLDFCGASSKAFYEAFRGLTIDKPLKKLFKVSFHDCSNLSVDIFEKILPHLVNLRRLDLTHTSVNSSLLLNYLPNSCNLTHLSLSRCSKLTTRDLINFLVNHPSVANNQLQWLNLSVDSNVVTPLNSNYLFFTLKHMNASNLQYLNLKGLPITEKLLTLINMKFQNLKTLSIAFSSIDFEFLFEFLLSTPCLAHIDLTGCKLTKAQILQLITIPHLSSLECESQTLKDLTNNESQFIRRDSLVWRFHDNNGRRAWIYRLESTDDQYKQIQQFGKILNLNLTYYDLNTGEKIVTKNLRPRFLKYVGKKINCSVGFQNLQCCKHKKYLNNSYDEDVWPGKFCETGIYNYYSLNI; encoded by the coding sequence ATGTTCAGGAAACTCGTATTCACAGTTACCAAAAAGGATTGCgatcaaccccaacaacACCTTAAAGATGGCTCTGAACTCGTTCATCCAGCTCCTGAAGATATATCATTTTCACATGACTTGTCTGCCCTTGACGgagttcttctttctccACAAGAATCAGGATCCGATGACTTCGGCAATGATACCCCAATGTTGTTGTCCCCCATAACTTCTATCGAGTCCTACAACCAAACCATCTCCAAAGCCCTCATTCCAGATGAATCCGATGCTCGCCGGTTGACTAGCATTAATGACCTTCCACTCgagattttgatgaagatcATAGGATACGTGTATTTTGATTCCGATAACTTCGACTCCATCTACAAGCTTTTGGAAAGTTTTACCAAGTTGGGCTTGGTGTCGAAGTTGTTCCACTTGTTGAGTGTCAAGTACCTTTACAAATATGCTGCTTTCAACAGACCGCACGCATTTCacaagttcttgataaacTTGCAAAACAACCCCAACTTGGGCAAATACGTTCAGTTTGTGGACTTTGAAACATTCACGTCCATTGGATTGGGAAGAACCGGCAAGATGAACCAGGAAATCCAAATGGTGACCTCCAGAACCATCTTCACCAGTTTGACCAAAACCCCAAATTTGATTGAGTTTTTAGCCAGTGAGAACATCCAAGACGATATGAACGTCGATGTTTTGAATTACTTGTTCAACGAGCTTCCCAATTTACAAAGCTTGGACTTTTGTGGAGCTTCGTCCAAGGCGTTCTACGAGGCATTCCGTGGCTTGACGATTGATaaaccattgaagaaattgttcaaagtctCCTTTCATGATTGTTCTAACTTATCAGTGGatatctttgaaaagatcTTGCCACATTTAGTGAACTTAAGAAGATTGGACTTGACCCATACTTCAGTAAACTCGAGCTTATTGTTGAATTACTTGCCAAATTCTTGCAATTTAACCCACTTATCGTTATCAAGATGCTCCAAATTGACTACAAgagatttgatcaactttttAGTGAACCACCCATCGGTAGCAAATAATCAGTTACAATGGCTCAACTTGTCCGTTGATTCCAATGTGGTTACTCCTTTAAACTCGAATTACTTGTTCTTTACCTTGAAGCACATGAATGCTTCTAACTTGCAGTACCTCAATTTGAAAGGTTTGCCCATCACAGAAAAACTCttgactttgatcaacatgAAATTtcagaacttgaagaccttGTCCATTGCATTTTCCTCCATCGATTTCGAATTTTTGTTTGAATTCCTTCTCAGTACCCCATGTTTAGCCCACATCGATTTAACCGGCTGCAAATTAACCAAAGCgcaaattttgcagctcATCACCATTCCTCATTTAAGCTCACTTGAGTGTGAATCCCAAACCCTAAAGGATTTGACCAACAATGAGAGCCAGTTTATAAGAAGAGATTCTTTGGTATGGAGATTCCATGACAATAATGGTAGAAGAGCCTGGATTTATAGATTGGAATCCACTGATGACCAATACAAACAAATTCAGCAATTTGGTAAGATTTTAAATTTGAATCTAACGTATTACGATTTAAATACTGGAGAGAAAATtgtcaccaagaacttgagaccaagattcttgaaataTGTCGGTAAAAAAATCAATTGCTCGGttggtttccaaaacctCCAATGCTGTAAACATAAGaaatacttgaacaactccTACGATGAAGACGTGTGGCCAGGAAAGTTCTGTGAGACTGGCATCTATAACTATTACTCCTTGAACATATAA